CTATACGGAGGCGCGATTCACCTCGCGGGCTCAGTTAAGGCCCGGAAGGCTCAGCGTCATGCGGTGTCTGACTGGATGGAGATTGAAAAGCAGCGTGGTATTTCAGTAACATCCAGTGTGCTGCAATTTGATTACGAGGGCTACCGTATCAACATCCTGGATACCCCTGGTCACGAAGACTTTAGTGAAGACACCTATAGGACCCTTATGGCTGTCGACAGTGCTGTCATGCTTATTGACGTAGCTAAAGGCGTAGAGACTCAGACTAAAAAGTTATTTAAGGTCTGCAAACAGCGCGGTATTCCAATCTTCACTTTTATCAATAAACTTGACCGTCATGGTAAAAATCCGTTTGAACTTATGGAAGAAATCGAAAAAGTTCTCGACATTAAAAGCTATCCCATGAATTGGCCAATTGGGATTGATGGTGACTATAAAGGTGTTTACAACCGTCACTTATCCCAAATCGAGCTGTTCGAGAGCAGCGGTTCTCATGGCCAGTGGGTCATGCCTTCGACCAAAGGCAGTGTTGATGATCCTGCCTTTACCGAGATAATCGGAGCAGATGTTCATAAGGCGCTCTGTGATGATATTGAGCTACTGGACATGGCCGGCGACGAGTTTGACCTTGAACAGGTGCTCAAAGGCGAACTTACGCCAATATTCTTTGGCAGTGCCATGACCAACTTTGGCGTGCAGCCTTTCTTAGAAGAGTTTTTGCGGCTTGCTCCCGCGCCGGCATCTCGGCCAACTTCGGAAGGCAAGATTGAGCCTGAGAACGAGCAATTTTCAGCCTTTGTTTTTAAAATCCAGGCAAATATGAATCCGGCTCACCGTGACAGGCTGGCTTTCATTCGCATTTGTTCGGGTAAGTTTGAGCGCGGTATGACGGTAAATCATGTTAACACCGGCAAAAAGCTCAAACTTAGTCAGCCTCAGCAGTTCTTGGCACAGGATCGGGCGATAATTGACGATGCTTATCCCGGTGATATCGTCGGCCTGTTTGATCCCGGTGCTCTTGGCATTGGCGATACGCTTACCGGTGATGGGGAAAAGTTTACATTCGAGGAATTTCCGGTATTCCCGCCTGAACGGTTTGCCCGGGTTCAGGCCAAGGATACTATGAAACGCAAACAATTTCTGAAAGGGATTAACCAGTTGGCCCAAGAAGGTGCAATTCAGGTATTCCGTCAGGAAGATGCCGGGATGGAATCATTCATTATCGGCGCGGTTGGTCAGCTCCAGTTTGATGTATTGGAATATCGTCTGAAAGGTGAGTACGGTGCCGACCTCCTCATGAACTTCCTCGGCTACGAAGTAGCACGCTGGCTGGACGGTGAAAATCTGAATGTAAAAACCATGAAGGGTATGGACCGGGCGATGATTGTCCGCGATGCAAAAGGACGGCTGGTTGCCCTCTTCCCGAATGAATGGTCACTCCAGTGGTCAATGGATAATAATCCGAAAGTGCAATTTTTGCTGGCTCCGCCGGCTATAATTGAAGAATAGTTTAAAAAAACCTGCCGAGCTGATGGGATAACCTAGCAGCTCGGCAGGTTTTTTTAAACATATATCAAAGTCAAGTAATGTACAATGTTTAAAGGCGCTATAGCATACGCAATTTAAAGAGATTACGTGGAGGGGATATAATGTTGTCCGCATTAAGGAACCAAGCCTTTCTAAAATGGGGTATTACCGGCTTGCTATTGATTACGATGGCGGGGACTTTAAGCGGCTGCAGTAAGCAGGCCAGCGCACCGGCTGATGTCTGGGGGCGGGCAGAGGCTAAAGAGGTAGATATCAATACTAAAGTTCCCGGACGGGTAATTGAACTGCTTGTTAAAGAAGGCGATAAAGTTGAGCAAGGTCAGCTGCTAGCCCGGATTGATGCTCGGGATCTGATTGCTAAGGCCGAACAGGCTAAAGCCGGAGTAGAAGCCCTAAAGGCCCAGCTTCGGCAGGCGGGCACGGTAACTTCGCTGCATGATCAAACAAGTAAGGCGACGTTAGCGGCGGCTGAGGCGCAGCTGACTAAGGCCCGGGCTGACTTGGCTCTGGCCGAAAAGGACTACAGCCGGTTTAAAGAATTAGCTGCTACTGGAGCAGTGTCGCAGCAGGCATTTGATAATTCCCGTCTTAAATATGATGTTGCAAAAGCGACCTATATGCAAGCCCAGTCATCGCTGGCATCAGCGCAGGCTGGGTTATTACAGACTCAAGCTAATCAAGATAACGAGACCGCTGTGCAAAATAAAATTGCCCAAGCTGAGGCTCAATTACAGGAAATCCAGGTATATTTAGATGAGACTGAGCTGCGGGCTCCATTTGCTGGTATTATCACTGAAAAATATATCGAAGCAGGGGCAATGGTATCAACCGGAACGCCGATTGTCGCAATTCAAGACCCGAATGACAACTGGATTAATATCAAAGTTAAAGAAACGGAATTGAGCAAATACCAAATTAATAATATCGTTAGTTTGGAAGGCAAAGATCCGGGCCTACAGCTGACCGGGACTATCGTTGATATTAGTAAGAAACCGGAATTTGCCACTTACCGCGCTACTAATGAGCGGGGCGAGACCGATATTATTACCTTTAATATTAAAATTCAGGTTAATTCTGACCAAGTGCGGCCGGGAATGCGGTTCCGTTTGGTGGGTGGTGGCTGATAGCATGACTTTTTGGCAGGTGGCAAAAAAAGAGCTGCAGCGGATGTTCATTAAAGAACGCAAGATAGCGATGCTGTTAATCGGAATTCCGATAATTTACTCTGTGCTGTTCGGTCTAGTATATAAAGAAAATGCCGTAAAGTATATGCCGACTGTTGTGTATGATCAGGATCAGACTCCGTTAAGCCGCAGTCTTAGTCAAGCTTTTGGCGACTCTGAACGCTAT
The window above is part of the Veillonellaceae bacterium genome. Proteins encoded here:
- a CDS encoding peptide chain release factor 3, whose translation is MVSKAELSSEIKRRRTFAIISHPDAGKTTLTEKLLLYGGAIHLAGSVKARKAQRHAVSDWMEIEKQRGISVTSSVLQFDYEGYRINILDTPGHEDFSEDTYRTLMAVDSAVMLIDVAKGVETQTKKLFKVCKQRGIPIFTFINKLDRHGKNPFELMEEIEKVLDIKSYPMNWPIGIDGDYKGVYNRHLSQIELFESSGSHGQWVMPSTKGSVDDPAFTEIIGADVHKALCDDIELLDMAGDEFDLEQVLKGELTPIFFGSAMTNFGVQPFLEEFLRLAPAPASRPTSEGKIEPENEQFSAFVFKIQANMNPAHRDRLAFIRICSGKFERGMTVNHVNTGKKLKLSQPQQFLAQDRAIIDDAYPGDIVGLFDPGALGIGDTLTGDGEKFTFEEFPVFPPERFARVQAKDTMKRKQFLKGINQLAQEGAIQVFRQEDAGMESFIIGAVGQLQFDVLEYRLKGEYGADLLMNFLGYEVARWLDGENLNVKTMKGMDRAMIVRDAKGRLVALFPNEWSLQWSMDNNPKVQFLLAPPAIIEE
- a CDS encoding HlyD family efflux transporter periplasmic adaptor subunit, which encodes MLSALRNQAFLKWGITGLLLITMAGTLSGCSKQASAPADVWGRAEAKEVDINTKVPGRVIELLVKEGDKVEQGQLLARIDARDLIAKAEQAKAGVEALKAQLRQAGTVTSLHDQTSKATLAAAEAQLTKARADLALAEKDYSRFKELAATGAVSQQAFDNSRLKYDVAKATYMQAQSSLASAQAGLLQTQANQDNETAVQNKIAQAEAQLQEIQVYLDETELRAPFAGIITEKYIEAGAMVSTGTPIVAIQDPNDNWINIKVKETELSKYQINNIVSLEGKDPGLQLTGTIVDISKKPEFATYRATNERGETDIITFNIKIQVNSDQVRPGMRFRLVGGG